The following proteins are encoded in a genomic region of Candidatus Cloacimonadota bacterium:
- the holA gene encoding DNA polymerase III subunit delta, which yields MAVAKKLKYFDLVREIESGRIHPLYFFSQDESLLKDKAFRLLKQKIIDPRYEAFNYFVFHGEETNASQIIQELQNPPVVSEKKLIIVRNFDKLHFQYQQKVVNFVEKPIPDLVFVLETGKVDMRKAVFKKLTKIAASYYFYHAYNEIAASNFLRQEVRKHHKNISPSAVRLMIRYIGLNLQEINNELEKLLLYVSNKNQIALDDVQNCVGAFKGNTVFELQDAIVHKNVKYAIQILENLLSHGQSGVFILIMLTRFFKTMWKISILKYQQNKHIREIEKTLWVYNKKNLINQATRFQLDDFPLIFNLLLEADKKLKSINLKPKIIMELMVYKICKNIKG from the coding sequence ATGGCTGTAGCAAAAAAGTTAAAATATTTTGATCTGGTTCGTGAAATTGAATCAGGGAGAATTCACCCTTTATATTTTTTCTCTCAGGATGAAAGCTTGCTCAAGGATAAAGCGTTTCGTTTATTAAAGCAAAAAATTATTGACCCGCGATACGAGGCATTTAATTATTTTGTTTTTCATGGAGAAGAAACTAATGCGAGCCAAATCATTCAGGAATTGCAAAATCCACCGGTAGTATCCGAAAAGAAACTGATAATTGTCCGGAATTTTGACAAACTCCATTTCCAATATCAGCAAAAAGTGGTTAATTTTGTGGAGAAACCAATACCAGACCTTGTGTTCGTGCTTGAGACTGGAAAAGTTGATATGAGAAAAGCAGTATTCAAAAAACTTACGAAAATCGCTGCCAGCTATTATTTTTACCATGCTTATAATGAAATAGCAGCCTCAAATTTCTTGCGACAGGAAGTAAGAAAACACCATAAAAATATTTCTCCAAGTGCCGTTAGATTAATGATTCGATATATAGGTTTAAATTTGCAGGAAATCAATAATGAGTTGGAAAAATTGTTACTTTATGTTTCTAATAAAAACCAAATCGCATTGGATGATGTTCAAAATTGTGTTGGTGCTTTTAAAGGAAATACTGTCTTCGAATTGCAGGACGCGATTGTCCATAAAAATGTAAAATACGCTATTCAAATTTTGGAAAATTTACTAAGCCACGGACAATCGGGAGTATTTATTTTAATCATGCTTACCCGTTTTTTTAAAACTATGTGGAAAATTTCAATTTTAAAATATCAGCAGAATAAACATATCAGAGAAATTGAAAAGACCCTTTGGGTCTATAACAAAAAAAATTTAATCAATCAGGCTACAAGATTTCAATTAGATGATTTCCCTCTCATTTTTAATCTACTTCTTGAAGCGGATAAAAAATTAAAATCAATTAACCTTAAACCGAAAATTATTATGGAACTAATGGTTTATAAAATTTGTAAAAATATTAAAGGATAA